A stretch of Cucumis sativus cultivar 9930 chromosome 2, Cucumber_9930_V3, whole genome shotgun sequence DNA encodes these proteins:
- the LOC101205567 gene encoding selenoprotein H, which yields MAPRKRTKNQEEDLVVEKPAPATSRLTRSSARLAANSKADLTVTELPKSKKAKRAPKENGKVEEVENKEVKVDVGLGKLDKDAKSRTVVIEHCKQCQSFKKRAIQVQTGLENGVPGITVLLNPDKPRRGCFEIRSEDGEKFISLLDMKRPFTRMKELNMDEVISDIIEKIKG from the exons ATGGCGCCCAGGAAGCGAACCAAGAACCAAGAAGAAGACCTGGTGGTGGAGAAGCCGGCCCCGGCGACGTCCAGATTGACTCGGAGTTCCGCTCGCCTGGCGGCGAACTCCAAGGCCGATTTGACTGTCACGGAGTTGCCGAAGAGTAAGAAGGCGAAACGTGCTCCGAAGGAGAATGGGAAGGTTGAGGAGGTTGAAAATAAGGAAGTGAAAGTTGATGTTGGTTTGGGGAAACTTGACAAGGATGCGAAGAGTAGAACGGTTGTGATTGAACATTG CAAACAGTGCCAATCATTCAAGAAAAGGGCCATTCAGGTGCAAACTGGTCTAGAGAATGGTGTTCCTGGAATTACTGTGCTGCTTAACCCTGATAAG CCAAGAAGGGGTTGCTTTGAAATCCGAAGCGAAGATGGGGAGAAGTTTATCAGTCTTCTG GACATGAAGCGTCCATTTACCCGCATGAAGGAACTGAACATGGATGAAGTCATTTCAGATATCATTGAGAAGATAAAAGGATGA
- the LOC101205799 gene encoding flowering-promoting factor 1 — MSGVWVFKNGVIRLIENPQADSDGRLGNSRRSKVLIHLPTGQPVTSYSSLENILTSLGWERYYGGDPELFQFHKRSSIDLISLPRDFAKFNSIHMYDIVIKNPNLFHVRDM, encoded by the coding sequence ATGTCTGGGGTTTGGGTTTTCAAGAACGGCGTAATTCGATTGATTGAAAACCCTCAAGCGGATTCCGATGGAAGGCTAGGGAACTCGAGGCGATCGAAGGTTTTAATACACTTACCGACAGGTCAGCCCGTGACATCTTACTCTTCGCTAGAGAATATCCTAACATCATTGGGATGGGAAAGGTACTATGGTGGTGATCCAGAGCTTTTCCAGTTTCATAAACGTTCTTCTATTGACCTAATTTCTCTCCCTAGAGATTTTGCCAAGTTCAACTCCATTCATATGTATGACATCGTCATTAAAAATCCAAATCTCTTCCACGTCCGAGATATGTGA
- the LOC101213264 gene encoding fasciclin-like arabinogalactan protein 14: MKYKKPNPSSSVLSFTIFHLFFFFFFSTSSVSAFNITRLLNRFPDFGAFNELLTKTHLYEQINSRQTITVLALSNATVGAIAGNSLDVIKQILSAHVILDYYDVEKMRKLSTDKATVLTTMFQSTGDAENQQGFLKVVLNKRGEVEFGSAAKKAPLSAKLMKTVASQPYNISLLQVSAPIVIPGIGVYNLPPPAPEAPFVAPVEAPAPAPEADAPGPAEDDDADSPSDAPSPASEAPAPAADAPDAPVSSPPKESDLEDADAPGPSDDASDDSTSEGTRRKFGGAGAMVAGLVCLWLVKF, encoded by the coding sequence atgaagTACAAAAAGCCTAACCCCTCTTCTTCTGTCCTCTCCTTCACCATATTTCatctattcttcttcttcttcttctccacctCCTCTGTTTCAGCCTTCAACATCACCAGACTCCTCAATCGATTCCCTGATTTTGGAGCTTTCAATGAATTACTCACTAAAACCCATCTCTATGAACAAATCAACAGTCGTCAAACCATCACCGTTCTTGCTCTTAGCAACGCCACCGTCGGTGCCATCGCTGGAAATTCTCTCGATGTCATTAAACAGATTCTCAGTGCTCATGTTATTCTTGATTATTACGATGTTGAAAAGATGAGGAAACTTTCAACTGATAAAGCTACTGTTCTTACCACTATGTTTCAATCCACCGGCGACGCTGAGAACCAACAAGGTTTTTTGAAAGTTGTGCTTAATAAAAGAGGTGAAGTCGAATTCGGATCTGCTGCTAAAAAAGCTCCGCTTAGTGCTAAGCTTATGAAGACTGTTGCTTCTCAGCCTTATAATATCTCTCTTTTGCAAGTTAGTGCTCCCATTGTGATTCCTGGCATTGGTGTTTACAATCTGCCCCCACCGGCTCCTGAGGCCCCGTTCGTAGCGCCGGTTGAGGCTCCGGCTCCGGCTCCCGAGGCTGATGCTCCTGGGCCGGCGGAGGATGATGATGCGGATTCTCCGTCTGATGCTCCTTCACCGGCTTCAGAGGCACCGGCTCCGGCTGCGGATGCGCCTGATGCTCCGGTGAGTTCTCCTCCGAAGGAATCTGATTTGGAGGATGCAGATGCACCGGGACCGTCGGATGATGCCTCCGACGATTCGACTTCGGAGGGTACACGGCGGAAGTTCGGCGGCGCCGGAGCTATGGTGGCGGGATTGGTGTGTCTTTGGTTggttaaattctaa
- the LOC101205089 gene encoding protein ACTIVITY OF BC1 COMPLEX KINASE 1, chloroplastic isoform X2 has product MYDCFVGRDEEVVPFRAQQLRKLLCDLGPSFIKAGQVLANRPDIIREDYMNELCILQDDVPPFPNEVAFSIIEEELGRPLEAVFSKISSQTIAAASLGQVYRATLRDSGEDVAIKVQRPKIEPIIYQDLFLFRTLASFLNGISLQKLGCNAELIVDEFGEKLLEELDYTLEARNLEDFIENFKNDPTVKIPRVYKQLSGSRVLVMEWIDGIRCTDPQAIKDAGIDVDGFLTVGVSAALRQLLEFGLFHGDPHPGNIFAMRDGRIAYVDFGNVAVLSQLNKQILIDAVVHAVNEDYAEMANDFTRLGFLAPGTDVAPIIPALEAIWQNSAGKGLSDFNFRSVTGKFNQLVYNYPIRIPERFSLVIRSLLTQEGICFTLKPNFKFLEVAYPYIAKRLLTDPNPTLRERLIQVLFKDGMFQWKRLENLIVLAKENVVKMSSNPALQKKDLQGSRQVVNKLDLKDTIKDGARLFLIDEGIRRQLLLALTEDSQLHVQELVDVYRLLEDQIDIPSMALEVARDFPSVVRDLMLAWTESVLSDR; this is encoded by the exons ATGTATGACTGCTTTGTCGGAAGGGATGAAGAGGTCGTTCCATTTCGTGCTCAGCAGCTTAGAAAACTCTTGTGTGATCTGGGGCCTTCGTTCATTAAAGCTGGGCAG GTTCTTGCCAACAGACCTGATATTATTAGAGAAGATTATATGAATGAACTTTGCATTCTTCAAGACGATGTTCCGCCGTTTCCTAACGAG GTTGCTTTCAGTATCATAGAAGAAGAACTGGGTCGTCCTCTTGAAGCtgtttttagcaaaatttcgTCACAGACAATAGCAGCAGCAAGTTTGGGTCAAGTTTACCGAGCTACTCTACGAGACTCTGGCGAGGACGTTGCTATCAAG GTTCAAAGGCCTAAGATCGAGCCAATAATATACCAggatctttttctctttcgtACACTGGCTTCTTTTTTAAACGGCATCAGTCTACAAAAACTTGGTTGTAATGCAGAGCTCATAGTTGATGAATTTGGTGAGAAGCTATTAGAGGAGCTTGATTATACTTTG GAAGCCCGTAACCTTGAGGATTTTAttgaaaacttcaaaaatgATCCCACTGTAAAAATTCCTCGTGTCTACAAACAACTTTCTGGTTCACGAGTTTTGGTGATGGAATGGATTGATGGTATCCGCTGCACTGATCCACAG GCTATCAAGGATGCTGGCATTGATGTCGACGGATTTTTAACAGTTGGAGTTAGTGCAGCGTTGCGGCAATTGCTAGAATTTGGGTTATTTCATGGTGATCCCCATCCTGGAAACATTTTTGCAATGCGTGATGGACGTATAGCATATGTGGATTTTGGAAATGTTGCCGTGCTCAGTCAG CTAAATAAACAGATCCTGATTGATGCTGTTGTACATGCTGTAAATGAGGATTACGCTGAAATGGCAAATGACTTCACTAGGCTCGGGTTTCTGGCCCCTGGGACAGATGTTGCTCCTATCATTCCGGCATTAGAAGCAATTTGGCAAAATTCTGCTGGGAAAGGGTTATCCGATTTTAATTTCCGAAGTGTCACTG GCAAGTTCAATCAATTGGTCTATAATTATCCTATCCGAATACCTGAGAGGTTTTCTCTTGTTATCCGATCTCTCTTGACTCAAGAGGGAATTTGTTTTACTCTCAAGCccaacttcaaatttcttgag GTTGCATATCCATACATTGCAAAGCGCCTTTTGACAGATCCAAACCCTACTTTACGTGAACGCCTCATTCAG GTTTTATTCAAAGATGGAATGTTTCAGTGGAAGCGTCTTGAGAATCTTATAGTGCTTGCTAAAGAGAACGTCGTTAAGATGAGCAGTAACCCAGCGTTGCAGAAGAAAGACCT GCAAGGTTCAAGACAAGTTGTGAATAAACTTGACCTCAAAGATACAATCAAGGATGGTGCTCGCCTATTTCTCATTGACGAAGGAATCCGCCGACAGCTGCTTCTTGCTTTGACTGAAGACTCACAGCTTCACGTGCAAGAG cTTGTCGATGTCTACAGATTACTTGAAGATCAGATAGACATACCATCAATGGCTTTGGAAGTAGCCCGAG ATTTTCCATCAGTTGTTCGGGACCTAATGTTGGCTTGGACCGAATCCGTTCTATCGGACAGATAA
- the LOC101205331 gene encoding uncharacterized protein LOC101205331, protein MDSNQFGPNWDDVICSICLDFPHNAVLLQCSSYDKGCRPFVCDTDHLHSNCLDRFKNAHNTIPPSTSDVVPPMNTEPAAPEDDCKLCCPLCRGDVSGWKVVDEARIQLDEKKRYCEEEQCRFMGTYLELQQHAQSEHPHARPSKIDPARQLDWENFQQSSEIIDVLSTIHSEVPRGVVFGDYVIEYGDDESGDEFEDFPGDDGNWWTSCILYQVFDNFRNSRNRRRSRVGDTRRGTRRSSNDLSNSDDSSVASVEFAEYGVEEIDDEIVTTNVSSRGSSNHRSSRRRRSRFYDN, encoded by the exons ATGGATAGTAATCAGTTTGGTCCTAACTGGGATGATGTGATTTGTTCGATTTGCTTGGATTTTCCACATAATGCTGTACTTCTGCAATGCTCATCGTATGACAAAGGATGTCGCCCCTTTGTATGCGACACGGATCATTTACACTCAAATTGCCTTGATCGTTTTAAAAATGCACATAACACAATTCCTCCATCAACATCTGATGTAGTTCCTCCAATGAACACAGAACCAGCGGCACCAGAAGATGATTGCAAATTATGTTGTCCTTTGTGTAGAGGAGATGTTAGTGGATGGAAGGTGGTTGATGAGGCTCGCATACAGTTGGATGAAAAGAAACGTTATTGTGAGGAAGAACAATGTAGATTTATGGGCACGTATTTGGAATTACAACAACATGCTCAGTCCGAGCATCCTCATGCTCGTCCTTCAAAAATCGACCCTGCTCGACAACTTGATTGGGAAAATTTTCAGCAGTCCTCTGAAATCATCGATGTCTTAAGTACCATCCACTCAGAAGTTCCTCGTGGGGTGGTGTTTGGAGACTACGTGATTGAATATGGAGATGATGAAAGTGGAGATGAGTTTGAGGATTTCCCTGGGGACGATGGCAATTGGTGGACCTCTTGTATCTTGTACCAAGTATTCGATAATTTTAGGAACTCAAGAAATCGAAGGAGGTCAAGAGTTGGTGACACAAGAAGGGGAACTCGCCGTTCAAGTAATGATTTGTCAAATTCAGATGATAGTTCTGTGGCCTCTGTAGAATTTGCAGAGTATGGAGTAGAAGAAATTGATGACGAAATTGTGACTACAAATGTCTCTTCGAGGGGTAGTTCCAACCACAGGAG TTCCCGAAGACGTCGCTCCCGCTTTTACGACAACTAG
- the LOC101205089 gene encoding protein ACTIVITY OF BC1 COMPLEX KINASE 1, chloroplastic isoform X1, producing the protein MDFVLANCTHAVSFSAKQHSLKGRSKTVRGRKQRFSVIRISNSAAEFSGSKAASSGDKKDWQVPKSSTALELLDIERGVCIPFRKYSPETVRNKVLESRGAVLSLISRGVEIVWNLGLYWSILMYDCFVGRDEEVVPFRAQQLRKLLCDLGPSFIKAGQVLANRPDIIREDYMNELCILQDDVPPFPNEVAFSIIEEELGRPLEAVFSKISSQTIAAASLGQVYRATLRDSGEDVAIKVQRPKIEPIIYQDLFLFRTLASFLNGISLQKLGCNAELIVDEFGEKLLEELDYTLEARNLEDFIENFKNDPTVKIPRVYKQLSGSRVLVMEWIDGIRCTDPQAIKDAGIDVDGFLTVGVSAALRQLLEFGLFHGDPHPGNIFAMRDGRIAYVDFGNVAVLSQLNKQILIDAVVHAVNEDYAEMANDFTRLGFLAPGTDVAPIIPALEAIWQNSAGKGLSDFNFRSVTGKFNQLVYNYPIRIPERFSLVIRSLLTQEGICFTLKPNFKFLEVAYPYIAKRLLTDPNPTLRERLIQVLFKDGMFQWKRLENLIVLAKENVVKMSSNPALQKKDLQGSRQVVNKLDLKDTIKDGARLFLIDEGIRRQLLLALTEDSQLHVQELVDVYRLLEDQIDIPSMALEVARDFPSVVRDLMLAWTESVLSDR; encoded by the exons ATGGATTTTGTACTTGCGAATTGCACGCATGCCGTTTCGTTTTCTGCTAAACAACACAGCTTGAAAGGTAGGAGTAAGACTGTGCGGGGAAGGAAGCAGAGGTTTTCTGTGATTCGAATTTCTAATTCTGCAGCTGAATTTTCCGGTAGCAAAGCTGCAAGTTCCGGTGATAAAAAGGATTGGCAGGTGCCGAAATCTAGTACTGCCTTGGAGTTGCTAGATATCGAGCGTGGTGTTTGCATACCATTTCGCAAGTATTCTCCCGAGACA GTGAGGAATAAGGTATTGGAATCCAGAGGAGCTGTCTTGTCTCTCATTTCTCGCGGTGTGGAGATTGTTTGGAATCTTGGATTATACTGGTCTATATTGATGTATGACTGCTTTGTCGGAAGGGATGAAGAGGTCGTTCCATTTCGTGCTCAGCAGCTTAGAAAACTCTTGTGTGATCTGGGGCCTTCGTTCATTAAAGCTGGGCAG GTTCTTGCCAACAGACCTGATATTATTAGAGAAGATTATATGAATGAACTTTGCATTCTTCAAGACGATGTTCCGCCGTTTCCTAACGAG GTTGCTTTCAGTATCATAGAAGAAGAACTGGGTCGTCCTCTTGAAGCtgtttttagcaaaatttcgTCACAGACAATAGCAGCAGCAAGTTTGGGTCAAGTTTACCGAGCTACTCTACGAGACTCTGGCGAGGACGTTGCTATCAAG GTTCAAAGGCCTAAGATCGAGCCAATAATATACCAggatctttttctctttcgtACACTGGCTTCTTTTTTAAACGGCATCAGTCTACAAAAACTTGGTTGTAATGCAGAGCTCATAGTTGATGAATTTGGTGAGAAGCTATTAGAGGAGCTTGATTATACTTTG GAAGCCCGTAACCTTGAGGATTTTAttgaaaacttcaaaaatgATCCCACTGTAAAAATTCCTCGTGTCTACAAACAACTTTCTGGTTCACGAGTTTTGGTGATGGAATGGATTGATGGTATCCGCTGCACTGATCCACAG GCTATCAAGGATGCTGGCATTGATGTCGACGGATTTTTAACAGTTGGAGTTAGTGCAGCGTTGCGGCAATTGCTAGAATTTGGGTTATTTCATGGTGATCCCCATCCTGGAAACATTTTTGCAATGCGTGATGGACGTATAGCATATGTGGATTTTGGAAATGTTGCCGTGCTCAGTCAG CTAAATAAACAGATCCTGATTGATGCTGTTGTACATGCTGTAAATGAGGATTACGCTGAAATGGCAAATGACTTCACTAGGCTCGGGTTTCTGGCCCCTGGGACAGATGTTGCTCCTATCATTCCGGCATTAGAAGCAATTTGGCAAAATTCTGCTGGGAAAGGGTTATCCGATTTTAATTTCCGAAGTGTCACTG GCAAGTTCAATCAATTGGTCTATAATTATCCTATCCGAATACCTGAGAGGTTTTCTCTTGTTATCCGATCTCTCTTGACTCAAGAGGGAATTTGTTTTACTCTCAAGCccaacttcaaatttcttgag GTTGCATATCCATACATTGCAAAGCGCCTTTTGACAGATCCAAACCCTACTTTACGTGAACGCCTCATTCAG GTTTTATTCAAAGATGGAATGTTTCAGTGGAAGCGTCTTGAGAATCTTATAGTGCTTGCTAAAGAGAACGTCGTTAAGATGAGCAGTAACCCAGCGTTGCAGAAGAAAGACCT GCAAGGTTCAAGACAAGTTGTGAATAAACTTGACCTCAAAGATACAATCAAGGATGGTGCTCGCCTATTTCTCATTGACGAAGGAATCCGCCGACAGCTGCTTCTTGCTTTGACTGAAGACTCACAGCTTCACGTGCAAGAG cTTGTCGATGTCTACAGATTACTTGAAGATCAGATAGACATACCATCAATGGCTTTGGAAGTAGCCCGAG ATTTTCCATCAGTTGTTCGGGACCTAATGTTGGCTTGGACCGAATCCGTTCTATCGGACAGATAA